Proteins from a genomic interval of Inediibacterium massiliense:
- a CDS encoding BCCT family transporter — translation MNKKVIKLKKELHERNFTRFGLDLNLNVTIMSALVLISFIIYSLFNIKEASKNLEQFKGFIISNFDNVFIIAANFFVIALVSIAFSKAGKIRLGGSDAKPEFTNFGWYSMLMSAGMGIGLMFWSVGEPIYHHIASPVFESSNRNYSALATTFFHWGLHPWAIYGIISLALAYFTFNKKLPLSPRSFFYPIIGERIFGFFGDVIDSLAVLAALAGLATSLGLGVQQINSGLTHLFKIEYSVTVQVILISSITLVATASVVSGIDKGVKFLSEMNMKVAFMMMLLILVIGPTAFILKSMVFSSGLYVKDLIQVSLFVNKMNTDWSHNWTVFYWAWWISWSPFVGMFIAKVSKGRTIREFIVAVLLIPTVLSIIWLSIFGSTALYTDAGVCGALSQVVSENLSIALFEMIDFMKSPILIDFVKVLVNGIGVFLIITFFVTSSDSGSLVVDSLASGGKINSPVPQRIFWALMEGVIAAVLLIVGGHKALSVLQAAVITTGLPFAVIISIVTIVLIQEFMIGKKDKKEVIEYSK, via the coding sequence ATGAATAAAAAAGTTATAAAATTAAAGAAAGAACTTCACGAGCGAAATTTTACTCGGTTTGGATTGGATTTAAATTTAAATGTAACGATTATGTCAGCATTAGTATTAATTTCATTTATTATTTATTCACTATTCAATATAAAAGAGGCTTCAAAGAATTTAGAACAGTTTAAAGGGTTTATTATAAGTAATTTTGATAATGTATTTATTATAGCGGCCAACTTTTTTGTTATAGCATTAGTGAGTATTGCATTCTCAAAAGCAGGAAAGATCAGATTAGGCGGGTCTGATGCAAAACCAGAGTTTACGAATTTTGGATGGTATTCCATGCTTATGTCTGCAGGAATGGGTATTGGCTTAATGTTTTGGTCTGTAGGAGAACCAATATATCATCATATAGCTTCTCCTGTTTTTGAGAGTTCAAATCGGAATTACTCTGCATTGGCAACAACTTTCTTTCATTGGGGCCTACATCCATGGGCTATCTACGGGATCATATCTTTGGCGTTAGCATATTTTACCTTTAACAAAAAACTACCCTTATCACCACGATCTTTTTTCTATCCTATTATTGGAGAAAGAATTTTTGGATTTTTTGGAGACGTTATTGATTCATTAGCAGTATTAGCAGCACTGGCAGGGTTGGCTACATCCCTTGGATTAGGTGTTCAGCAAATCAATAGTGGTCTAACTCATTTATTTAAAATAGAGTATTCTGTAACTGTACAAGTAATTCTTATTTCGTCTATTACTTTAGTTGCAACTGCATCAGTAGTATCAGGTATAGATAAAGGAGTTAAGTTTTTAAGTGAAATGAATATGAAGGTAGCATTTATGATGATGCTCCTTATATTAGTAATAGGTCCTACAGCATTTATTTTAAAGAGTATGGTGTTTTCATCTGGACTATATGTAAAGGATTTAATTCAAGTATCCTTGTTTGTCAATAAGATGAACACGGATTGGTCTCATAATTGGACTGTATTTTACTGGGCTTGGTGGATTTCTTGGAGTCCATTTGTAGGGATGTTTATTGCAAAAGTATCTAAGGGCAGGACAATTAGAGAATTTATTGTAGCTGTATTATTGATACCTACAGTTTTATCTATTATATGGTTAAGTATTTTTGGTTCTACCGCATTGTATACAGATGCAGGAGTATGTGGAGCTTTGAGTCAAGTTGTATCTGAGAATCTGTCTATTGCATTATTTGAAATGATAGATTTTATGAAATCTCCAATCTTAATAGACTTTGTAAAAGTTTTAGTAAATGGTATTGGTGTATTTTTAATTATAACATTCTTTGTTACATCTAGTGATTCAGGGTCCCTAGTTGTAGATAGTCTTGCGAGTGGTGGGAAAATTAATTCTCCAGTGCCTCAAAGGATATTTTGGGCACTTATGGAAGGCGTTATTGCTGCAGTATTATTGATTGTTGGTGGTCATAAAGCATTATCTGTATTACAAGCAGCAGTTATCACCACAGGATTACCATTTGCTGTGATCATTAGTATTGTTACGATAGTATTGATCCAAGAGTTTATGATTGGTAAAAAAGATAAGAAAGAGGTTATTGAGTATAGTAAGTAA